From Achromobacter spanius, a single genomic window includes:
- a CDS encoding response regulator translates to MLPSPDDTVSADLNSHGAMVLLVDDQVMVGEAIRRALVPEGNIDFHYCSDPYKALSVAIQTRPTVILQDLVLPGVDGLSLVREYRAHPVARDIPIIVLSTKEDPAIKSAAFAAGANDYLVKLPDSIELIARIRYHSRSYMALVQRDEAYQALRQSQQQLLESNMELRRLTNSDGLTGLGNRRYFDEYLNAEWQRAGRDGREVSMLMIDVDHFKSYNDTYGHIAGDEALKRVANTIFASCDRSTDLAARFGGEEFALVLPGTPAGSARLAAEKLRRAVEAMQIPQRDAGFGPWLTVSIGLATAVPQEGQPCTELIQAADRGLYEAKRQGRNRVVPGQI, encoded by the coding sequence ATGCTTCCATCCCCTGACGACACGGTCTCCGCGGATCTCAATTCGCACGGGGCGATGGTGTTGCTCGTCGACGACCAGGTCATGGTTGGAGAAGCCATCCGGCGGGCGCTGGTGCCCGAGGGCAACATCGATTTTCACTACTGCTCGGATCCCTACAAGGCCTTGAGCGTCGCGATCCAGACCCGGCCCACGGTCATCCTGCAGGACCTGGTGCTGCCCGGCGTGGACGGCCTGAGCCTGGTCCGCGAGTACCGCGCCCATCCCGTGGCGCGCGACATCCCGATCATCGTGCTGTCCACCAAGGAAGATCCCGCCATCAAGAGCGCGGCCTTCGCGGCGGGCGCCAACGACTACCTGGTGAAGCTGCCGGATTCGATTGAGCTGATTGCGCGCATCCGCTACCACTCGCGTTCCTACATGGCGCTGGTGCAGCGCGACGAGGCCTACCAGGCGCTGCGCCAGAGCCAGCAGCAACTGCTGGAAAGCAATATGGAGCTGCGCCGGCTGACCAATTCGGACGGCCTGACCGGTCTGGGCAACCGGCGCTATTTTGATGAATACCTGAATGCCGAATGGCAGCGCGCGGGACGCGACGGCCGCGAGGTCAGCATGCTGATGATCGACGTGGACCACTTCAAGTCCTACAACGACACCTATGGCCACATCGCGGGCGACGAGGCCCTGAAGCGCGTGGCCAACACCATCTTCGCCAGTTGCGACCGTTCCACCGACCTGGCGGCGCGCTTTGGCGGCGAGGAATTTGCGCTGGTGTTGCCCGGCACGCCCGCCGGCAGCGCGCGGCTTGCCGCCGAAAAGCTGCGCCGCGCCGTGGAAGCCATGCAGATTCCCCAGCGCGACGCGGGCTTTGGCCCGTGGCTGACGGTAAGCATCGGGCTGGCCACGGCGGTCCCGCAAGAAGGACAGCCGTGCACCGAGCTGATCCAGGCCGCCGACCGGGGCCTGTATGAAGCGAAGCGGCAGGGGCGCAACCGCGTGGTGCCCGGGCAGATCTGA
- a CDS encoding chemotaxis response regulator protein-glutamate methylesterase, with the protein MRIGIVNDMPLAVEVLRRVIALEPGLEVAWTASDGLEAVQQCVRDRPDVVLMDLIMPVMDGVEATRRIMAEAPCAIVVVTSDVAGHTSRVFDAMGHGALDAVDTPVVGAADMRTAAAPLLRKIRNIGWLIGRYGNRPALTPVSKPAAPAGARRLLAVGASAGGPATLAQLLRDLPLDFPAGIVLVQHVDASFAAGMADWLNDQVPLPVRLAREGERPLPGQILLAGTDDHLALRDDGTLRYTDCPRESLYRPSIDVFFHSVAQHWRGTAVGVLLTGMGQDGARGLKALRERGCLTIAQDQATSAVYGMPKAAAAMQAAVEIRPLEQIASRVIQAFA; encoded by the coding sequence GTGAGAATCGGGATCGTCAACGATATGCCCCTCGCCGTCGAAGTCCTGCGGCGCGTCATTGCATTGGAACCCGGCCTGGAGGTCGCCTGGACGGCGTCCGACGGCCTGGAGGCCGTCCAGCAATGCGTTCGCGACCGCCCCGATGTCGTGCTGATGGACCTCATCATGCCCGTCATGGATGGCGTCGAGGCCACGCGCCGCATCATGGCCGAAGCCCCCTGCGCCATCGTTGTCGTGACCTCCGACGTGGCGGGCCACACCTCGCGTGTCTTTGACGCCATGGGCCACGGCGCGCTGGATGCGGTGGACACGCCCGTGGTCGGCGCCGCGGACATGCGCACGGCGGCGGCGCCGCTGCTGCGCAAGATCCGCAACATCGGCTGGCTGATCGGCCGCTACGGCAACCGTCCGGCGCTGACGCCGGTCAGCAAGCCCGCGGCGCCCGCGGGCGCGCGCCGGCTGCTGGCGGTGGGCGCGTCGGCCGGCGGCCCGGCGACGTTGGCCCAGCTGCTGCGCGACCTTCCCCTGGATTTTCCGGCCGGCATCGTGCTGGTGCAGCATGTGGACGCGTCGTTCGCGGCGGGCATGGCGGACTGGCTCAATGACCAGGTGCCGCTGCCCGTCAGGCTGGCGCGCGAAGGCGAACGCCCGCTGCCCGGCCAGATCCTGCTGGCGGGCACCGATGACCATCTTGCGCTGCGCGACGATGGTACCCTCCGGTACACGGACTGCCCGCGCGAAAGCCTGTATCGGCCTTCGATCGACGTCTTCTTCCATAGCGTCGCGCAGCACTGGCGCGGCACGGCGGTCGGCGTGCTGCTGACCGGCATGGGCCAGGACGGGGCGCGCGGCCTGAAGGCGCTGCGCGAGCGCGGTTGCCTCACCATCGCACAAGACCAGGCCACCAGCGCCGTGTATGGCATGCCCAAGGCCGCCGCGGCCATGCAGGCCGCGGTGGAAATCCGGCCACTCGAACAAATTGCGTCCCGCGTCATCCAGGCTTTCGCCTGA
- a CDS encoding hybrid sensor histidine kinase/response regulator has product MNPDQMRDASLLELFQIETRTQVQVLNDGLLALEKNPTSAPHLEACMRAAHSLKGAARIVDLHPAVRIAHAMEDCLVAAQEGRLRLQAADIDALLLGTDLLQRVATPGVELDAEIGDLVARLSSAPNLPNASNAPGTPAATLAPAPRTGRPSDYLPPIVRIEDEPAVAPAPAPKPPAPATMPSRRSSDGSVGEGERVLRVTADTLNRLLGLSSETLVESQWVGPFSTAMLRLRRMQSGAAHALDGLRAVLAEQQLDARGQAALDDAQRILEQCQRELTQRASEVDEFGWRMNHLTRRLYDTALACRMRPFGDGVGGMPRMVRDLGRSLGKQVRLEIEGENTQVDRDILEKLDAPLMHLLRNAVDHGIEAPEVRERAGKPAEGLITLSARHSAGMLLVELADDGTGISLDHLREEVVERKLTNAETASRLSEAELLEFLFLSGFSTRDEVTEISGRGVGLDVVQTMVRQLRGAVRVYQQQGRGTRFVLEMPLSLSVVRSLLVEVQNEIYAFPLAYVSHALQVDAQDIEQLEGQQHFRFQDRQIGLVSARQILRAGEAAPAADSLSVVVVGDHDRLYGIAVDRYVGERTLVVQPLDPRLGKVQDVMAGSLMDDGTPLLILDVEDMLVSVQKLIEGGRLSRVDGGSGAAAARRRKRVLVVDDSLTVRELERKLLLNRGFDVAVAVDGMDGWNMLRTEDFDLIVTDVDMPRMDGIELVSRIKADPKLQTLPVMVVSYKDREEDRQRGLDAGADYYLAKGSFHDDALLDAVEDLIGKART; this is encoded by the coding sequence GTGAATCCCGATCAGATGCGCGACGCCTCGCTCCTCGAACTGTTCCAGATCGAGACCCGCACCCAGGTGCAGGTCTTGAACGACGGGCTGCTCGCCCTGGAAAAGAACCCCACGTCCGCGCCGCACCTCGAAGCCTGCATGCGCGCCGCGCATTCGCTCAAGGGGGCGGCGCGCATCGTGGACCTGCATCCGGCGGTGCGCATCGCGCACGCCATGGAAGACTGCCTGGTGGCCGCGCAGGAAGGCCGCCTGCGTCTGCAAGCCGCCGACATCGACGCTTTGCTGCTGGGCACCGACCTGTTGCAACGCGTCGCCACGCCCGGCGTGGAACTGGACGCCGAGATCGGCGATCTGGTGGCGCGGCTGAGCAGCGCGCCTAATCTGCCGAACGCATCCAACGCGCCCGGCACGCCCGCCGCGACGCTGGCCCCGGCGCCGCGCACGGGGCGGCCGTCCGACTACCTGCCGCCGATCGTGCGGATCGAAGACGAACCCGCCGTCGCGCCGGCGCCCGCCCCAAAGCCGCCCGCGCCGGCCACGATGCCGTCGCGCCGCAGTTCGGACGGCAGCGTGGGCGAGGGCGAGCGGGTGCTGCGCGTGACCGCCGACACGCTGAACCGGCTGCTCGGCCTGTCCAGCGAGACGCTGGTCGAGTCGCAATGGGTGGGGCCTTTCAGCACCGCCATGCTGCGGCTGCGGCGGATGCAATCGGGCGCGGCGCACGCGCTGGACGGCCTGCGGGCCGTGCTGGCCGAGCAGCAACTGGACGCGCGCGGCCAGGCCGCGCTGGACGACGCCCAGCGCATCCTTGAACAATGCCAGCGTGAACTGACGCAACGCGCCAGCGAAGTCGACGAATTCGGCTGGCGCATGAATCATCTGACGCGGCGCCTGTACGACACTGCGCTCGCCTGCCGCATGCGGCCCTTTGGCGATGGCGTGGGCGGCATGCCGCGCATGGTGCGCGATCTGGGCCGTTCGCTGGGCAAGCAGGTTCGCCTTGAGATCGAGGGCGAAAACACGCAGGTGGATCGAGACATCCTCGAAAAGCTGGATGCGCCGCTCATGCACCTCTTGCGCAACGCCGTGGATCACGGCATCGAGGCGCCCGAGGTCCGCGAACGCGCGGGCAAGCCGGCAGAGGGCCTGATCACGCTGTCGGCGCGTCATTCGGCGGGCATGCTGCTGGTCGAGCTGGCTGACGACGGCACCGGCATTTCGCTGGACCACCTGCGCGAAGAAGTCGTCGAACGCAAGCTCACCAACGCCGAGACGGCGTCGCGCCTGAGCGAAGCCGAATTGCTGGAATTCCTGTTCCTGTCGGGCTTCAGCACGCGCGACGAGGTGACTGAGATCTCTGGCCGCGGCGTGGGGCTGGACGTGGTCCAGACCATGGTGCGTCAGTTGCGCGGCGCGGTGCGCGTCTACCAGCAGCAGGGCCGGGGAACGCGTTTCGTGCTGGAAATGCCGCTGTCGCTGTCGGTGGTGCGCAGTCTGCTGGTCGAAGTGCAGAACGAGATCTACGCGTTTCCGCTGGCTTATGTCAGCCATGCGTTGCAGGTGGACGCCCAGGACATCGAGCAGCTGGAAGGCCAGCAGCATTTCCGCTTCCAGGACCGGCAGATCGGCCTGGTGTCTGCGCGGCAGATCCTGCGCGCCGGCGAGGCCGCGCCGGCCGCCGATAGCTTGTCCGTGGTGGTGGTGGGCGACCACGACCGGCTCTACGGCATTGCCGTGGACCGCTACGTGGGCGAGCGCACGCTGGTCGTGCAGCCGCTCGATCCCCGCCTGGGCAAGGTGCAGGACGTGATGGCGGGCTCGCTCATGGATGACGGCACGCCGCTCTTGATCCTGGACGTCGAGGACATGCTGGTGTCCGTCCAGAAGCTGATCGAGGGCGGGCGGCTGTCGCGGGTCGACGGCGGGTCGGGCGCCGCGGCCGCGCGCCGCCGCAAGCGCGTGCTGGTGGTGGATGATTCATTGACGGTTCGCGAGCTTGAGCGCAAGCTCCTGCTGAACCGCGGATTCGATGTGGCGGTCGCCGTGGACGGCATGGATGGCTGGAACATGCTCCGCACCGAGGACTTCGACCTGATCGTGACCGACGTCGACATGCCGCGCATGGACGGCATCGAGCTGGTGTCGCGGATCAAGGCGGATCCCAAGCTGCAGACCCTGCCCGTCATGGTGGTGTCGTACAAGGACCGGGAAGAGGACAGGCAGCGCGGGCTGGATGCCGGCGCTGACTACTATCTGGCCAAGGGCAGCTTCCACGATGACGCGCTGCTCGACGCCGTTGAAGACCTCATCGGGAAGGCACGGACGTGA
- a CDS encoding chemotaxis protein CheW, producing the protein MTHVIDTIEALSGVDDCWNRIGIRGDKSCPQLAGHVHCRNCPVYAAAAKRILDRLPPAMEAAGEAAPAEHSANLSSLLVFRLHREWMGLPTRSLDEVAGTRGIISLPHRRDPAVLGVTNVRGTLTVCVSLQRLLGLDAAAPQSRERPATARMLIFGGAGRAVVLPVDEVEGMHEVDLDALEPLPSTVQGASLKYSRGVARCGGRAVGVLDETLLMQALERSLA; encoded by the coding sequence GTGACTCACGTGATTGACACGATCGAAGCGCTGTCCGGCGTGGACGACTGCTGGAACCGCATTGGCATACGTGGCGACAAAAGCTGTCCGCAGCTTGCCGGCCACGTGCATTGCCGCAACTGTCCGGTGTATGCCGCGGCGGCCAAGCGCATTCTTGACCGCCTGCCGCCCGCCATGGAAGCGGCCGGCGAAGCCGCGCCGGCGGAGCATTCGGCCAATCTGTCGTCGCTGCTGGTGTTCCGGCTGCACCGCGAATGGATGGGCCTGCCGACCCGGTCGCTGGACGAGGTGGCCGGCACGCGGGGCATCATCAGCCTGCCGCACCGGCGCGATCCGGCGGTGCTGGGCGTGACCAACGTGCGCGGCACGCTGACGGTGTGCGTGTCGTTGCAGCGCCTGCTGGGACTGGACGCGGCGGCGCCGCAGTCGCGCGAGCGTCCCGCCACCGCGCGCATGCTGATATTTGGCGGCGCGGGCCGCGCCGTGGTGCTGCCGGTGGACGAGGTCGAGGGCATGCACGAGGTGGACCTGGACGCGCTGGAGCCGCTGCCGTCGACGGTGCAGGGCGCAAGCCTGAAGTATTCGCGCGGCGTGGCGCGTTGCGGCGGCCGCGCCGTCGGCGTGCTGGATGAAACCCTGCTGATGCAGGCATTGGAACGGAGCCTCGCGTGA
- a CDS encoding CheR family methyltransferase yields MSLVEEFSGLLKRRMGLDSGSIGQAAVERAVRHRMHASGVDDEQDYLMRVQAWPDEMQQLIEAVIVPETWFFRYPESQAAMAALARERLFAPGCDASVLRVLSVPCSSGEEPYSIAMALLDAGVPPHRFHVDAVDISVRMVEFAQRAVYGRNSFRGSDLAFRDHHFSEVPDGHQLATRVRGQVRFQPGNLFDPNLLAGAAPYDFVFCRNLLIYFDMATQERAVQVLRRFARDDGVLFVGPAETSLLTGRRLPSVPLARSFAFRAKPAPAPAEIPAAARAPLSSQGPIVHAWTPPRRPVAQVPAARLPLPHAAIADPPSAPQPAPHPAAMGQPAQTSLREIAALADLGRVRDAMAQCQSHIDIHGASADALHLQGLLLDAEGQSRQAQAAYRKALYLDPNHREALLHLAALVASDGDIEGARRLQARAARGEARRDSRD; encoded by the coding sequence ATGAGTCTGGTCGAGGAATTCAGCGGCCTGCTCAAGCGCCGCATGGGACTGGACAGCGGGTCCATTGGCCAGGCAGCCGTCGAGCGCGCGGTGCGGCACCGCATGCACGCGTCGGGCGTGGACGATGAGCAGGACTATCTGATGCGCGTGCAGGCCTGGCCCGACGAGATGCAGCAGCTCATCGAAGCCGTGATCGTGCCCGAGACCTGGTTCTTCCGGTATCCGGAATCCCAGGCCGCCATGGCGGCGCTGGCGCGCGAACGCCTGTTTGCGCCGGGCTGCGACGCCAGCGTGCTGCGCGTGCTGAGCGTGCCGTGTTCCAGTGGCGAAGAGCCGTACTCCATCGCGATGGCGCTGCTGGATGCGGGCGTGCCGCCGCACCGGTTCCATGTGGACGCGGTGGATATCAGCGTGCGCATGGTCGAATTCGCGCAGCGCGCCGTGTACGGACGCAATTCGTTCCGCGGCAGCGACCTGGCGTTCCGCGACCACCATTTTTCAGAGGTGCCGGACGGCCATCAACTGGCTACGCGCGTGCGCGGACAGGTGCGGTTTCAGCCCGGCAACCTGTTCGATCCGAACCTGTTGGCGGGCGCCGCGCCGTATGACTTCGTGTTCTGCCGCAACCTGTTGATCTACTTCGACATGGCGACGCAGGAACGGGCCGTGCAGGTGCTGCGCCGGTTCGCGCGGGACGACGGCGTGTTGTTCGTCGGGCCTGCCGAAACCAGTCTTCTGACCGGACGCCGCCTGCCTTCCGTGCCGTTGGCGCGGTCTTTTGCATTCCGCGCCAAGCCCGCGCCCGCGCCGGCAGAGATACCGGCCGCCGCGCGCGCGCCGCTGTCCAGCCAGGGGCCGATCGTGCACGCCTGGACGCCGCCGCGCCGCCCGGTCGCGCAGGTGCCCGCGGCCCGGTTGCCGTTGCCGCATGCGGCCATTGCCGACCCGCCATCTGCTCCACAACCTGCTCCGCACCCCGCCGCAATGGGGCAGCCCGCGCAGACGTCGCTGCGCGAGATTGCCGCCCTGGCCGACCTGGGCCGGGTGCGCGATGCGATGGCGCAGTGCCAATCGCACATCGACATCCATGGCGCCAGTGCCGATGCGCTGCATCTGCAGGGGCTGCTGCTGGACGCCGAAGGGCAGTCCCGGCAGGCGCAGGCCGCGTATCGCAAGGCGTTGTACCTGGACCCGAACCACCGTGAGGCGCTGCTGCATCTGGCCGCGCTGGTGGCGTCGGATGGTGATATCGAGGGCGCGCGCCGCCTGCAAGCGCGCGCGGCGCGCGGGGAGGCGCGACGTGACTCACGTGATTGA
- a CDS encoding chemotaxis protein CheW, translating to MTAPAVRARTAAGHAGPARRLYLLFRIGADRYALDAGDIAEVLGLRVFKQVPRAPHWVAGMMERRGVAVPVIDMSALAGAGAFAAVTSTRLALVRYRPDHGDAERLLGLILEQATETVHYDPAAFQPHALDNAEARYLGPVLTDAHGMVQAVSVNDLLPAFVRALLFPAGNDATTAEAQP from the coding sequence ATGACTGCTCCTGCCGTCCGCGCACGCACCGCTGCGGGCCATGCCGGCCCCGCGCGCCGGCTGTATCTGCTTTTCAGAATTGGCGCGGATCGCTATGCGCTGGATGCCGGCGATATCGCCGAAGTGCTGGGGCTGCGAGTCTTCAAGCAGGTGCCGCGCGCGCCGCACTGGGTGGCCGGCATGATGGAGCGTCGCGGCGTTGCCGTGCCGGTCATCGACATGAGCGCGCTGGCGGGCGCGGGTGCGTTTGCCGCCGTGACCAGCACGCGGCTTGCGCTGGTGCGCTACCGGCCCGATCACGGTGACGCCGAGCGCCTGCTTGGGCTGATCCTGGAACAGGCCACCGAAACCGTCCACTACGACCCGGCCGCGTTTCAGCCGCATGCGCTGGACAATGCCGAGGCGCGCTATCTCGGTCCGGTCCTGACCGACGCGCATGGCATGGTGCAGGCGGTATCCGTCAATGACCTGTTGCCCGCTTTCGTGCGGGCGCTGCTGTTTCCGGCCGGCAACGACGCGACGACAGCCGAGGCGCAGCCATGA
- a CDS encoding methyl-accepting chemotaxis protein, whose protein sequence is MKNVTLRQRILVSFLAVLAIMTLMVVVDYRRLLHVEAQAEMINNDAVPGIYYSTSIRASWFGGFVVVQDAFNAPTEAERRAALEALPRNDVQLDEHIEFYRRTIARQDDQQLFDEFEKELQAYKRIRADILTPAMLADPSLALTRIVSELRPSFYRGRDTLAKMVAENKRQADESAISIKQSVDAAETGMLVSLAMAIAASIVCGFLLLRAIVNPMRDIVKTLEATGSGDLTRRLKLARNDEFNAIETGFNGMVDELTGLVGRTQRSAVQVATSVTEIAATSKQQQATASEVAATTTEIGATSREISATSRELVRTMTEVSSAAEQTATLAGSGQVGLARMEDTMRNVVGAAGSVNAKLAVLNEKAGNITQVVTTITKVADQTNLLSLNAAIEAEKAGEYGRGFVVVATEIRRLADQTAVATYDIEQMVREIQSSVSAGVMGMDKFSEEVRRGMADMQQVGDQLSQIIQQVQTLAPRVQMVNEGMQAQATGAEQINQALQQLSDAAQQTVESLRQSSLAIEELTLVANDLRSGVSRFKV, encoded by the coding sequence ATGAAGAATGTGACGCTCCGCCAGCGCATCCTGGTCAGTTTCCTGGCGGTTCTCGCCATCATGACGCTGATGGTGGTGGTGGATTACCGGCGGCTATTGCATGTTGAAGCCCAGGCCGAAATGATCAACAACGACGCCGTGCCTGGCATCTACTACAGCACGTCGATCCGGGCGTCGTGGTTTGGCGGGTTTGTCGTGGTGCAGGACGCCTTCAATGCGCCCACCGAGGCCGAGCGCCGCGCCGCGCTCGAGGCACTGCCACGCAACGATGTGCAGCTTGACGAGCACATCGAGTTCTACCGGCGCACCATCGCCCGGCAGGACGACCAGCAACTGTTCGACGAATTCGAAAAGGAACTGCAGGCTTACAAGCGCATCCGGGCCGACATCCTGACGCCCGCGATGCTGGCGGACCCGAGCCTTGCGCTGACGCGCATCGTGTCCGAGCTGCGGCCGTCGTTTTACCGGGGGCGCGACACCCTGGCCAAGATGGTCGCCGAAAACAAACGGCAGGCCGACGAATCCGCGATCAGCATCAAGCAGTCCGTGGACGCCGCCGAGACCGGCATGCTGGTGTCTCTGGCGATGGCCATCGCCGCGTCCATCGTGTGCGGATTCCTGCTTTTGCGCGCCATCGTCAACCCGATGCGCGACATCGTGAAGACACTTGAAGCCACGGGAAGCGGCGACCTCACGCGGCGGCTTAAGCTGGCGCGCAACGACGAGTTCAACGCCATCGAGACGGGGTTCAACGGCATGGTCGACGAGCTGACTGGCCTGGTCGGCCGGACGCAGCGGTCGGCCGTGCAGGTGGCCACGTCGGTGACGGAAATCGCCGCGACGTCCAAGCAGCAGCAGGCCACCGCGTCGGAAGTGGCCGCCACCACCACCGAAATCGGCGCCACGTCGCGCGAGATCTCGGCGACGTCGCGCGAACTGGTGCGCACCATGACCGAGGTTTCCAGCGCGGCCGAACAGACCGCCACGCTGGCCGGCAGCGGTCAGGTGGGCCTGGCGCGCATGGAAGACACCATGCGCAACGTGGTGGGCGCGGCGGGCTCGGTCAACGCCAAGCTGGCCGTGCTGAATGAAAAGGCCGGCAATATCACGCAGGTCGTGACGACCATCACCAAGGTGGCGGACCAGACCAACCTCTTGTCGCTGAACGCGGCGATCGAAGCCGAGAAGGCGGGCGAATACGGCCGCGGCTTCGTGGTGGTGGCCACCGAGATCCGCCGTCTGGCGGACCAGACCGCGGTGGCGACGTACGACATCGAGCAGATGGTGCGCGAGATCCAGTCGTCGGTGTCGGCCGGCGTGATGGGCATGGACAAGTTTTCCGAGGAAGTCCGCCGGGGCATGGCCGACATGCAGCAGGTGGGCGACCAGCTGTCGCAGATCATCCAGCAGGTGCAGACGCTGGCGCCGCGCGTGCAGATGGTCAACGAAGGCATGCAGGCGCAGGCCACCGGGGCCGAGCAGATCAACCAGGCCCTGCAGCAGCTCAGCGACGCGGCCCAGCAGACGGTGGAGTCGCTGCGGCAGTCCAGCCTTGCCATTGAGGAGCTGACGCTGGTGGCCAACGACCTGCGCAGCGGCGTGTCGCGCTTCAAGGTGTGA
- a CDS encoding amidase — MPTPAPLNDIVAMPAHALSDAIRSRRVSCREVMQAYLAHIDRVNPKLNAIVARRDSDELLREADARDAQLAAGQWQGWLHGIPQAPKDLTAVRGMVTSMGSLVYKDVVTAHDSILVERMRAAGAIFIGRSNVPEFGLGSHTYNKVYGATGNPYDVTKTAGGSSGGAAAALAARMLPVADGSDFGGSLRNPAAFCNVYGMRPSAGRVPSGPSPEVFLKQLSYEGPMGRTPRDVAMLLSVIAGHDKRAPLSLTDDPAQYAQPLDADLSGKRVGWLGDWGGYLAMEPGILDLCEAALKDLETAGCQVDDYQVPFAGDRLWRIWLAHRHLMVGGQFHALVNNPETRKLVKPALIWEVEGLEGLTARQIYQATEERSAWYQTVLRMFEDVDFLAVPSAQVFPFDVNLDWPKEIAGRPMDTYHRWMETVTPWTLAGCPVISVPVGFNAAGLPMGMQLIGPPRGDLAVLQLAHAYEQSRDWVQARPPAVLWDAAG, encoded by the coding sequence ATGCCTACCCCCGCCCCGCTCAATGACATCGTGGCCATGCCCGCGCACGCGCTGTCGGACGCCATCCGCAGCCGCCGGGTGTCCTGCCGCGAAGTGATGCAGGCGTATCTGGCGCATATCGACCGGGTCAATCCCAAGTTGAACGCCATCGTCGCGCGCCGCGACAGCGACGAGCTGCTGCGCGAGGCGGATGCGCGGGACGCGCAGTTGGCCGCGGGGCAATGGCAGGGCTGGCTGCACGGCATTCCGCAGGCGCCCAAGGACCTGACTGCCGTGCGCGGCATGGTCACCTCGATGGGGTCGCTGGTCTACAAGGACGTGGTGACGGCGCACGATTCGATTCTGGTCGAGCGCATGCGCGCCGCCGGCGCGATCTTCATCGGCCGCAGCAATGTGCCGGAATTCGGCCTGGGCTCGCACACCTACAACAAGGTCTATGGCGCTACCGGCAATCCTTATGACGTGACCAAGACCGCCGGCGGCAGCAGCGGCGGGGCGGCGGCGGCGCTGGCGGCGCGCATGCTGCCCGTGGCTGATGGCAGCGACTTCGGCGGCTCGTTGCGCAATCCGGCGGCGTTCTGCAACGTGTATGGCATGCGTCCGTCGGCCGGGCGCGTGCCTTCCGGCCCGTCGCCCGAGGTCTTCCTGAAGCAGCTTTCGTACGAAGGCCCCATGGGGCGCACGCCACGCGACGTGGCCATGCTGCTGTCGGTGATCGCCGGCCACGACAAGCGCGCGCCGCTGTCGCTGACGGACGATCCGGCGCAATACGCGCAGCCGCTGGACGCGGACCTGTCCGGCAAGCGCGTGGGCTGGCTGGGCGATTGGGGCGGCTACCTGGCGATGGAGCCTGGCATCCTGGACCTCTGCGAAGCGGCCCTGAAGGATCTGGAGACGGCCGGCTGCCAGGTCGACGACTACCAGGTGCCTTTCGCGGGCGACCGGCTGTGGCGCATCTGGCTGGCGCACCGCCACCTGATGGTGGGCGGGCAGTTCCATGCGCTGGTCAACAACCCCGAGACGCGCAAGCTGGTCAAGCCCGCGCTGATCTGGGAGGTCGAGGGGCTGGAAGGCTTGACCGCCCGTCAGATCTATCAGGCGACCGAGGAACGCAGCGCGTGGTACCAGACCGTGCTGCGCATGTTTGAAGACGTCGACTTCCTGGCGGTGCCGTCGGCGCAGGTGTTTCCGTTCGACGTGAACCTGGATTGGCCCAAGGAGATCGCGGGCCGGCCGATGGATACCTATCACCGCTGGATGGAGACCGTGACGCCGTGGACGCTGGCCGGTTGCCCGGTCATCAGCGTGCCGGTGGGTTTCAACGCCGCGGGCCTGCCGATGGGCATGCAGCTTATCGGTCCGCCGCGTGGCGATCTTGCCGTGCTGCAACTGGCCCACGCGTATGAGCAGTCGCGCGACTGGGTGCAGGCCCGGCCGCCAGCCGTGCTGTGGGATGCCGCCGGCTGA